A single window of Sporosarcina sp. Marseille-Q4943 DNA harbors:
- a CDS encoding integrase core domain-containing protein: MGNPKQGGDLYRPIHKEGTHLAPSKNTEGAFRGTLLDNETNQLGKQIQSWKTFLQNHHHEMWATDFFTIPTLTFDVLYVLVIIHHKSRKIIHFGVTTNPTAEWTIQQFRNATPYGKVPKYLIHDNDPIFCSKAFQLFLQSSSIISKKTAYRSPWQNPYAERVIGTIKRELLEQVIPLNEQHLHTLLREYIRNYYNTDRTHQGIDGKTPIPSPVYLPTPAESTRLEARPVLNGLYHAYKKVD, translated from the coding sequence ATGGGAAATCCTAAACAAGGCGGAGATTTATATAGACCTATACATAAAGAAGGAACTCATCTTGCACCATCCAAGAATACAGAAGGGGCATTTCGAGGTACCCTTTTGGATAATGAGACAAATCAGCTTGGAAAACAGATTCAGTCTTGGAAGACATTCCTGCAAAACCATCATCATGAAATGTGGGCAACCGACTTCTTTACGATTCCTACACTCACCTTTGATGTGCTATATGTTTTGGTCATCATCCATCATAAATCTCGAAAAATCATTCATTTCGGCGTAACAACTAATCCGACGGCCGAATGGACAATCCAGCAATTCAGAAATGCAACACCATACGGTAAGGTTCCAAAATATTTAATTCATGACAACGACCCAATCTTTTGTTCCAAAGCGTTTCAATTATTTTTACAATCATCGAGCATTATTTCAAAGAAAACAGCATACCGATCACCTTGGCAAAATCCCTATGCTGAAAGAGTCATCGGCACAATCAAGAGGGAGTTGTTAGAACAAGTTATTCCACTGAATGAGCAGCATCTACATACTCTTCTAAGAGAATATATTAGAAACTACTACAATACCGATCGAACGCATCAAGGAATAGACGGCAAGACACCAATTCCATCACCTGTATACCTTCCTACTCCTGCGGAGAGTACGAGATTAGAAGCCAGACCAGTATTGAATGGTCTCTATCATGCTTACAAGAAAGTAGACTAA
- the ltrA gene encoding group II intron reverse transcriptase/maturase, with protein MLMERILSRENLLSALKRVERNKGSHGVDGMPVQNLRKHFLEHWESMKMELLQGTYEPQPVRRVEIPKPDGGVRLLGIPTVIDRFIQQAIAQVLTSLYDPTFSDHSYGFRPNRSAHDGVRKAKGYIQEGNRWVVDIDLEKFFDKVNHDKLMGTLTKRIKDKRLLKLIRKYLKSGIMINGLVTTNEEGTPQGGPLSPLLSNIVLDELDKELEKRGHKFVRYADDCNIYVRSKKAGNRVMSSITLFIEGKLKLKVNPNKSAVDRPWKRKFLGFSFTSGKEPKVRIAKESVKRMKNKIREITSRKKPYSMEYRINKLNQYLMGWCGYFALADTPSVLVKFDSWIKRRLRMCMWKDWKKPSTKTRKLIGLGVPIGKAYEWGNSRKGYWRISKSPIVHRTLGNSYWSSRGLKSLISRYEDLRHQS; from the coding sequence ATGTTGATGGAACGAATACTGTCACGTGAAAACCTGCTTTCTGCCCTGAAACGGGTGGAACGCAATAAAGGAAGCCATGGTGTGGATGGAATGCCTGTACAAAACCTACGGAAGCATTTCCTGGAACACTGGGAATCCATGAAAATGGAACTCCTACAGGGAACCTATGAACCGCAACCTGTCCGCAGGGTCGAAATCCCGAAACCTGACGGAGGTGTGCGTCTATTAGGCATCCCTACCGTGATAGACCGCTTCATTCAACAGGCGATAGCCCAAGTGTTAACTTCTTTGTATGATCCTACATTTTCAGACCATAGTTATGGATTTCGACCAAATCGAAGTGCCCATGACGGAGTGAGGAAAGCGAAAGGGTACATACAGGAAGGAAATCGCTGGGTTGTCGATATCGACTTGGAGAAATTCTTTGACAAGGTGAACCATGATAAACTCATGGGGACACTTACGAAACGAATCAAAGATAAGCGTCTCCTTAAGCTCATCCGTAAATACTTGAAATCGGGCATCATGATAAACGGTCTCGTGACTACCAATGAAGAAGGAACTCCGCAAGGAGGACCACTAAGCCCCCTACTCTCCAACATAGTTCTCGACGAACTGGATAAGGAATTGGAGAAGAGAGGCCACAAATTTGTCCGTTACGCTGATGACTGCAATATCTATGTGAGATCAAAGAAAGCAGGGAATCGGGTCATGAGCTCAATCACTTTATTTATTGAAGGAAAGCTTAAGCTGAAGGTGAATCCGAATAAATCCGCAGTTGACCGTCCGTGGAAGAGGAAATTTCTTGGATTCAGTTTCACCAGTGGCAAGGAACCGAAGGTTCGTATTGCCAAGGAAAGTGTAAAACGGATGAAGAATAAAATCCGGGAAATCACTTCAAGGAAGAAACCCTACTCCATGGAATATCGGATAAACAAACTCAATCAATACCTGATGGGATGGTGTGGATATTTCGCATTGGCAGACACACCAAGCGTGTTAGTTAAGTTCGATTCGTGGATTAAGAGAAGACTCCGGATGTGTATGTGGAAGGATTGGAAGAAACCCAGTACAAAGACGAGGAAACTCATCGGATTAGGCGTCCCGATAGGGAAGGCATATGAATGGGGGAATTCACGCAAGGGCTACTGGAGAATATCCAAAAGTCCAATAGTACACAGAACCCTCGGGAACTCCTATTGGAGTTCCCGAGGGCTCAAAAGTTTGATATCTCGTTACGAAGATTTGCGTCATCAATCTTAA